In Octopus bimaculoides isolate UCB-OBI-ISO-001 chromosome 5, ASM119413v2, whole genome shotgun sequence, a genomic segment contains:
- the LOC106870164 gene encoding eukaryotic peptide chain release factor GTP-binding subunit ERF3A — MASEDNDNSAPDSWEQSLNDSPENESSLDELNSTLSYLNVNAAEFVPGQNVHAPEFVPSFMKDPESLQDDEMDDSNVADDWADNVEDEEEEEKSNNAVETMEVENVSIKPKRKNKDIAAPSVKKEHVNVIFIGHVDAGKSTIGGHIMYLTGMVDKRTLEKYEKEAKEKNRETWYLSWALDTNLEEREKGKTVEVGRAYFETEKKHFTILDAPGHKSFVPNMIGGAAQADMAILVISARKGEFETGFERGGQTREHAMLAKTAGVKHLVVLINKMDDPTVEWSEKRYNECHDKLIPYLRKCGFNPKTDIYFMPVSGLTGAFLKDVVSEEVCPWFRGPALIQYLDDMPSLNRASDGPVRVPVVDRYKDMGTIVIGKVESGSLSKNQTLCLMPNKVPVKIMQLWSDDIETDATSAGENVKIKLQGVEEEDVSPGFVICSPDNVCHTGKTFDAQIVILEHKSIICAGYSAILHIHACAEEITIKHLLCLVDKKTGEKTQLKPRFIKQDQVGLARIQVNGGMICLESFKDFPQMGRFTLRDEGKTIAIGKVLKVIRD; from the exons ATGGCCTCTGAAGATAATGATAACAGTGCCCCAGACTCCTGGGAACAAAGTCTGAATGATTCTCCTGAAAACGAATCGAGTTTGGATGAATTAAATTCTACTTTATCTTACTTAAATGTTAATGCTGCAGAATTCGTTCCTGGTCAAAATGTACATGCTCCTGAATTCGTACCTTCGTTCATGAAAGATCCTGAAAGTCTACAAG ATGATGAAATGGATGACAGCAATGTTg CTGATGACTGGGCTGACAATGttgaagatgaagaggaagaagaaaagtcaAACAATGCTGTTGAAACAATGGAAGTTGAAAATGTTTCCATTAAACCAAAACGGAAAAACAAAGATATAGCAGCACCAAGTGTCAAGAAAGAAcatgtaaatgttatttttataggTCATGTAG aTGCTGGAAAATCCACAATTGGTGGTCATATAAt GTATTTGACTGGCATGGTGGACAAAAGAACtcttgaaaaatatgaaaaagaagctaaagaaaagaatagagaaaCATG gtATTTATCCTGGGCTTTGGATACAAATTTAGAGGAACGTGAAAAGGGGAAAACTGTGGAAGTTGGACGAGCATATTTTGAGactgaaaaaaaacattttaccaTTTTAGATGCTCCAGGTCATAAAAGCTTTGTACCAAATATGATTGGTGGTGCTGCGCAAGCTGATATGGCTATTCTT gtGATTTCTGCCAGAAAGGGTGAATTTGAAACTGGATTTGAAAGGGGTGGACAAACAAGAGAACATGCAATGTTAGCGAAGACAGCTGGTGTGAAACATTTAGTTGTTCTCATAAATAAAATGGATGACCCAACAGTAGAATGGTCAGAAAAACG gTACAATGAATGTCATGATAAGCTTATACCTTACCTAAGAAAATGTGGCTTTAATCcaaaaacagatatttattttatgccaGTGTCAGGATTAACTGGTGCTTTCCTTAAAGATGTAGTATCAGAAGAAGTGTGTCCATGGTTCCGAGGGCCAGCATTAATCCAATATTTAGATGATATGCCCTCACTAAACAGAGCTTCAGATGGCCCTGTAAGGGTACCAGTTGTTGATAGATACAag gataTGGGAACAATTGTTATTGGAAAGGTTGAATCTGGCAGTTTATCAAAAAATCAAACTCTATGCCTCATGCCTAATAAA gttCCTGTTAAGATTATGCAGTTATGGTCTGACGATATTGAAACGGATGCCACTAGTGCtggagaaaatgtaaaaataaagctTCAAGGGGTTGAAGAAGAG gaTGTCTCTCCAGGTTTTGTGATATGTTCTCCAGATAATGTATGCCATACAGGGAAAACATTTGATGCTCAG ATTGTCATCTTAGAACACAAATCTATTATTTGTGCTGGTTACAGTGCTATTCTTCATATCCATGCCTGTGCagaagaaataacaatcaaa CATTTATTATGTTTGGTTGACAAGAAGACTGGTGAAAAAACTCAACTTAAACCCAGATTTATAAAACAAGACCAAGTTGGCCTTGCTCGAATACAAGTAAATGGTGGGATGATTTGCTTAGAATCCTTCAAGGATTTTCCACAAATGGGACGGTTCACTCTTAGAGATGAAG GTAAAACTATTGCCATTGGAAAAGTTTTGAAAGTTATAAGAgactaa